One region of uncultured Methanolobus sp. genomic DNA includes:
- a CDS encoding sensor histidine kinase, with protein sequence MGFNHNDRLHLFTRLTLILFVFSMLFVPPALCDSNESHVYRIGVLSSYGDKDDLKDTWAPVVDYLADNIPDSGFEIVPLEYGEFSRTLQSDHIDFFYSNPVLYVEMARVHGAGRIATFQPAWDNSSYVGMGGVIFTKADRDDINSLQDLKGKSFMAVSDTSLGGYLAARNEFYLENIDDGDFSEMTFANSQRNVVLSVVEGDVDAGTVRTGVLELMVMEDGIDKNGIKILNRKEYDGYPFLVSTELYPDWVFAKTASTSDDISKSMAIALLSMPADSEAAISIGASGWTVPADYSSVDGLMRELRYGMYVDYGKITLKDAFVQYWYILVFVIMLFVLLQVHSRWMLEKKKKSQLEASNRLKDLFTDIMRHDLMNPVHVIRGFSDVLYANETDLQKRESLEIIRNHTDHLASMVGSAAKLAKLESDEEMEFEVQDIGMVLHMVIDSFSTEFTRKGIHLEYENGNEYFSKVNDVIEDVFSNIISNSLKYSPAGSTITISVQDKDKYWKIMVADEGDGIPDDVKPFIFDRFRRADKKGIKGSGLGLAIVKRIVDIHKGSVGVEDNPAAQGSVFWVMLEKA encoded by the coding sequence ATGGGCTTTAATCACAATGACAGACTTCATCTGTTTACCAGATTGACGTTGATCCTATTCGTTTTTAGCATGCTCTTTGTGCCCCCTGCCCTTTGTGACTCAAATGAGTCGCATGTGTACAGGATCGGTGTCCTTTCGAGTTACGGGGACAAGGATGACTTAAAAGACACATGGGCTCCGGTAGTTGATTATCTGGCAGATAACATTCCGGATTCCGGTTTTGAGATCGTTCCTCTTGAATATGGCGAATTCTCCCGGACACTGCAGAGCGATCATATTGATTTCTTTTACTCCAACCCGGTACTCTATGTGGAAATGGCACGTGTTCATGGGGCCGGCAGGATAGCAACTTTCCAGCCAGCATGGGACAATTCTTCATATGTTGGCATGGGAGGCGTTATTTTTACAAAGGCTGACAGGGACGATATTAATTCCTTACAGGACCTAAAAGGAAAATCATTCATGGCAGTCAGTGACACGTCACTGGGTGGATATCTGGCTGCAAGAAATGAATTTTATCTTGAAAATATTGACGATGGCGATTTTAGTGAGATGACATTTGCTAATTCCCAGAGGAATGTGGTTCTTTCTGTTGTTGAAGGGGATGTTGATGCAGGTACCGTCAGGACGGGTGTTCTGGAATTAATGGTCATGGAAGACGGTATTGATAAAAATGGTATCAAAATCCTGAACAGGAAAGAATATGATGGTTACCCTTTTCTGGTTAGTACTGAACTCTATCCCGATTGGGTTTTTGCAAAAACGGCGTCAACATCTGATGACATATCAAAAAGTATGGCGATTGCCCTGCTGAGCATGCCGGCTGACAGTGAAGCAGCAATTTCCATCGGTGCAAGTGGCTGGACCGTTCCGGCAGATTACAGCTCAGTTGACGGTTTGATGCGTGAACTAAGATATGGTATGTATGTTGATTATGGAAAAATAACTCTTAAAGACGCTTTTGTCCAGTACTGGTACATTCTGGTATTCGTAATTATGCTTTTTGTTCTTCTTCAGGTCCATTCACGCTGGATGCTTGAAAAGAAAAAGAAATCACAGCTTGAAGCATCGAACAGACTTAAGGACCTATTCACGGATATAATGAGGCATGACCTGATGAATCCGGTACATGTGATAAGGGGTTTCAGTGATGTGCTGTATGCAAACGAGACAGATCTTCAAAAAAGAGAATCTTTAGAGATCATACGTAACCATACAGATCATCTGGCTTCAATGGTAGGCTCTGCCGCAAAGCTTGCTAAGCTTGAATCGGATGAGGAGATGGAATTTGAGGTACAGGATATTGGTATGGTATTGCACATGGTTATAGACAGTTTTTCCACTGAGTTCACCAGGAAAGGAATCCATCTTGAATATGAAAATGGGAACGAGTATTTCTCAAAGGTTAATGATGTAATTGAAGATGTGTTTTCCAACATAATATCAAATTCACTAAAGTACAGTCCTGCCGGTAGTACCATTACTATCTCTGTCCAGGACAAAGATAAATATTGGAAAATAATGGTTGCTGATGAGGGAGATGGCATACCTGACGATGTCAAGCCTTTTATTTTTGACAGGTTCAGAAGGGCCGATAAAAAAGGAATAAAGGGAAGTGGCCTTGGTCTTGCCATTGTAAAAAGGATAGTTGATATTCACAAAGGCAGTGTAGGTGTTGAGGATAATCCTGCAGCGCAGGGCTCAGTATTCTGGGTCATGCTGGAAAAAGCATAA
- a CDS encoding formylmethanofuran dehydrogenase, whose protein sequence is MVKELIIEGTADYICDYTFNFYWHNKSLNPDSLITGQNSTTFTYRDIVDELKTGGDVRITGNVGKNFAYSLGAGIKRLGGSGEIEKAGRIFIDGNVGPEAGMGMAAGTLYIRGDIEYPLGNIIEVASDVPEYRKFRSVTDVLCNGTDNDELIVNEFNETERTLILKDGIPRGTVAARCPCDAKVIIEGDAHNGTGMLASNATVIINGNAGMNTGSHLDGGTVVVHGEVGEFAGAYMKGGKLIFLNAKGFIGAGMEGGAIYSKNKAKSSPPAAKSRMKGDDSKLMRELMDAGRVESMLYNKYELDKEKEKYVEVQMRDGSIVMRKVG, encoded by the coding sequence ATGGTAAAGGAACTTATTATTGAAGGAACAGCAGATTATATCTGCGACTATACTTTCAATTTTTACTGGCACAATAAGAGCCTGAATCCCGATTCTCTGATAACCGGACAGAATAGTACCACATTCACATACAGGGATATTGTTGATGAACTAAAGACAGGTGGCGATGTCCGAATCACCGGAAATGTCGGAAAGAACTTTGCCTATAGTCTTGGTGCTGGCATTAAACGCCTGGGTGGAAGTGGGGAAATAGAAAAAGCTGGCCGGATATTCATAGATGGAAATGTCGGACCTGAAGCCGGCATGGGAATGGCTGCAGGTACGCTCTATATCAGGGGAGATATCGAATATCCCCTTGGCAATATTATAGAGGTGGCCAGTGATGTTCCTGAATACAGGAAATTCCGTTCGGTCACAGATGTTCTATGTAACGGAACCGATAATGATGAGCTCATTGTCAATGAATTCAACGAGACTGAAAGAACATTGATTCTTAAAGACGGAATTCCCAGGGGAACCGTAGCAGCAAGATGTCCATGTGATGCAAAGGTCATCATTGAAGGTGACGCTCACAACGGAACAGGAATGCTTGCCAGCAATGCTACTGTAATCATAAACGGAAATGCCGGTATGAACACTGGTTCACATCTTGACGGCGGGACTGTTGTAGTTCATGGTGAGGTCGGAGAGTTTGCCGGAGCATACATGAAAGGTGGAAAACTCATATTCCTGAACGCTAAAGGTTTCATAGGTGCCGGAATGGAAGGCGGTGCCATCTATAGTAAGAACAAAGCTAAATCCAGCCCTCCTGCTGCAAAATCCAGAATGAAAGGAGATGACAGTAAGCTTATGAGAGAACTCATGGATGCCGGAAGAGTTGAGTCAATGCTCTACAACAAATATGAGCTGGATAAGGAAAAGGAAAAATACGTTGAAGTTCAGATGCGCGACGGTTCAATCGTTATGCGCAAAGTTGGCTGA
- a CDS encoding 4Fe-4S dicluster domain-containing protein, translating into MGKRLIVKIDEDKCTGCGKCVSPCAEGAIQIINGKAKVVAEELCDGMGFCIGVCPEGAITIEEREAIPFDLRKAGSQPKTTDVSIKCFSCGCGEQDNYLMPVRHNVESLWVCTGCLPKLIHG; encoded by the coding sequence GTGGGAAAAAGACTGATAGTTAAGATTGATGAAGATAAGTGTACTGGTTGTGGAAAATGTGTATCTCCCTGTGCCGAAGGTGCGATTCAGATCATAAACGGGAAGGCAAAGGTTGTCGCTGAAGAACTCTGTGACGGAATGGGATTCTGCATAGGAGTCTGTCCTGAAGGTGCCATCACCATTGAAGAAAGAGAAGCAATTCCTTTTGACCTGAGAAAAGCCGGATCACAGCCAAAGACAACTGACGTTTCAATCAAATGTTTCAGTTGCGGTTGCGGTGAACAGGATAACTACCTCATGCCGGTCAGGCATAACGTGGAAAGTCTCTGGGTCTGTACAGGATGCCTGCCAAAACTTATCCACGGATGA
- a CDS encoding CGGC domain-containing protein encodes MSSTMITQKWLHSLPGGCSGRRIYRLMKSLKKRGVDVIHLSSCMQMDNYPKCPHIDEIKKTVADAGINLIEGTHH; translated from the coding sequence TTGAGCAGTACGATGATAACACAGAAATGGTTGCATTCTTTACCTGGAGGATGTTCCGGCAGGAGAATCTACCGTCTGATGAAGTCACTGAAAAAACGAGGAGTTGATGTAATACACCTGAGTTCATGCATGCAAATGGATAACTATCCTAAATGTCCTCATATCGATGAGATCAAAAAGACAGTAGCAGATGCAGGAATTAATCTTATTGAAGGAACACATCACTAG
- a CDS encoding CGGC domain-containing protein, with translation MFPFFLIYQIIKFCYFLKNGVAIIEDVKPATKVAVIRCDIVSEACPGMGCFMAFNKRSVHFEQYDDNTEMVAFFTWRMFRQENLPSDEVTEKTRS, from the coding sequence ATGTTCCCCTTTTTTCTTATTTATCAAATCATTAAATTTTGTTATTTCTTAAAAAACGGAGTTGCTATTATCGAAGATGTTAAACCTGCAACAAAAGTCGCAGTAATCAGATGTGACATCGTATCAGAAGCATGCCCGGGAATGGGGTGTTTCATGGCATTCAACAAAAGGAGCGTGCACTTTGAGCAGTACGATGATAACACAGAAATGGTTGCATTCTTTACCTGGAGGATGTTCCGGCAGGAGAATCTACCGTCTGATGAAGTCACTGAAAAAACGAGGAGTTGA
- a CDS encoding NAD(P)/FAD-dependent oxidoreductase translates to MAKDLLEKGAILQRDQETYAIAPHLPGGVVSAEQLRKIADVAEKYEAATLKVTSSQRVCIVGIKEDDIDNAWDDLGIKPGAAIGLCVRSIKICPGTTFCKRGQQDAVGLGLKLDEKYHGMELPCKFKMAVSGCANSCSEPAIKDIGIMGTPKGYTVMVGGNAALKPRLADVIADELGEDEVMALVDKIIAFTKAHGSKHRLGRVIDDIGIDKFKEEIGL, encoded by the coding sequence ATGGCAAAAGATTTACTTGAGAAAGGAGCAATCCTACAGAGAGACCAGGAAACATACGCAATTGCACCACATCTTCCAGGTGGAGTAGTATCTGCAGAACAGCTTCGTAAAATCGCAGATGTCGCTGAGAAATATGAAGCTGCAACATTGAAAGTAACTTCCTCCCAGAGGGTTTGTATCGTAGGAATTAAAGAGGATGATATCGACAACGCCTGGGATGACCTTGGAATCAAACCAGGAGCTGCCATTGGACTTTGTGTCAGAAGTATCAAGATCTGCCCAGGTACAACATTCTGTAAGCGCGGACAACAGGATGCAGTAGGACTTGGACTTAAGCTCGATGAGAAATATCACGGAATGGAACTTCCATGCAAATTCAAGATGGCTGTTTCCGGATGTGCAAACTCATGCTCAGAACCTGCAATCAAAGACATTGGTATCATGGGAACACCAAAGGGATACACTGTCATGGTAGGCGGTAATGCAGCACTCAAACCAAGGCTTGCAGATGTTATTGCAGACGAACTCGGTGAAGACGAAGTTATGGCTCTTGTTGACAAGATTATTGCATTCACAAAGGCACATGGTTCAAAACACCGCCTCGGCAGAGTTATTGACGATATCGGGATTGACAAGTTCAAGGAAGAAATCGGACTATAA
- a CDS encoding helix-turn-helix domain-containing protein, translating to MKDCTIYKTVDIVGKKWSLCILHELYKGENKRKRFNELKNKLQDVTPKTLSTRLKELEEHGLVDKNVDDTVFPIKSEYCLTESGEEFLHVLQNIKQWGLKWQFENPECEGTNCKTCEL from the coding sequence ATGAAAGATTGCACAATTTACAAAACGGTCGATATTGTCGGCAAAAAATGGTCATTATGCATCTTGCATGAGCTTTACAAGGGTGAAAATAAACGTAAAAGGTTCAATGAACTTAAAAATAAGCTACAGGATGTGACACCAAAGACGCTTTCCACAAGGCTGAAAGAACTTGAAGAACATGGTCTTGTCGATAAAAATGTCGATGATACAGTATTTCCCATAAAATCAGAATATTGCCTTACAGAAAGCGGTGAGGAGTTTTTGCATGTATTGCAGAATATAAAACAATGGGGCTTGAAATGGCAGTTTGAGAACCCTGAGTGCGAAGGTACCAACTGTAAGACATGTGAATTGTGA
- a CDS encoding PspC domain-containing protein, which produces MDCDYMSGKLKRSRTDRMIGGVCGGIGKHLGIDPTLIRLLWAAAIFIYGTGLLLYILAWIIIPEE; this is translated from the coding sequence ATGGATTGTGATTATATGAGCGGAAAATTGAAAAGATCACGTACAGACCGCATGATAGGCGGTGTTTGTGGTGGTATCGGAAAACATCTTGGAATAGACCCAACGTTAATAAGACTTCTATGGGCAGCTGCCATATTTATTTATGGCACAGGGCTGCTGCTTTATATTCTGGCATGGATTATCATCCCTGAGGAATAA
- a CDS encoding YbhB/YbcL family Raf kinase inhibitor-like protein, whose product MKLSYSGGTMCHQRVKSIVILALIVFLFLSLSGCMESDDGMEENTDISSGDITGNDDNPTAGPEDDTMLSGTLTLMSPAFENTESIPAKYTCDGENINPELEIADIPAEAVSLLLIMDDPDAPMGTFTHWVVWNIPADMQIDENSTPGIEGNNSAGQASYTGPCPPSGTHRYFFKVYALDTELDLESGAERSLVENTMDGHILAYGELMGTYGRS is encoded by the coding sequence GTGAAATTGAGTTATTCAGGTGGTACTATGTGCCATCAGCGTGTGAAATCAATTGTAATACTGGCATTGATAGTATTTTTGTTCCTTTCGTTGTCCGGATGTATGGAATCAGACGATGGCATGGAGGAAAATACCGATATCTCAAGTGGAGATATTACGGGTAATGACGATAATCCGACTGCCGGTCCGGAAGATGATACCATGCTTTCTGGAACACTAACATTGATGAGCCCTGCCTTTGAAAATACTGAAAGTATACCGGCTAAATACACATGTGATGGGGAGAATATCAATCCCGAACTTGAAATAGCGGATATTCCGGCAGAAGCAGTTTCCCTTTTATTGATAATGGATGACCCTGATGCGCCAATGGGTACGTTTACCCACTGGGTGGTCTGGAATATTCCGGCAGATATGCAGATCGATGAAAATAGCACGCCGGGTATTGAAGGAAATAACAGTGCAGGTCAGGCTTCATACACAGGGCCATGCCCACCTTCCGGAACCCACAGATACTTCTTCAAGGTTTATGCACTGGATACTGAGCTGGACCTTGAGAGTGGAGCTGAACGAAGTCTTGTGGAAAACACAATGGATGGACATATTTTGGCATATGGAGAACTCATGGGCACTTACGGTCGCTCATAA
- a CDS encoding glycerate kinase — translation MNAKMRNDAYSIFSEAIAAVDPAACIYRSVSKKDNELIISGEKYDLSRYDNIYAIAFGKAAISMSKAIEDVLGDSLSSGLAVTKYGFGNCLSKMQVFESNHPVPDDSSVKAGQMVHDFLEKTQASDLVIFLISGGGSALLTYPRKGITISDIARITDSLMRAGATIDELNTARKHLCSIKGGGLAKMAFPSESVSLILSDVVGDPLDVIASGPTVPDTSSFGDFNEIIERYEIGVTMGIGGLLEDGLEGVIEETPKAGDYIFEKTSHYLVGNNSLALQEAEIRASKLGYNTMVMSSSIVGEAREVAKVLAAITREERHGVSPLPLPACILAGGETTVTMKGNGSGGRCQEAALSFGIETSGLHNVLLLAAGTDGNDGTTDYAGAFADGETLERGKSIQLDAHAYLSDNNSYAYFKETGDLVKTGPTGTNVMDIYIILVDMF, via the coding sequence ATGAATGCGAAAATGAGAAATGATGCATATTCAATTTTTTCAGAAGCAATTGCAGCAGTTGATCCTGCTGCCTGTATTTATCGTTCAGTATCTAAAAAAGATAATGAGTTGATAATCAGCGGAGAAAAATATGACCTTTCCAGATATGACAATATCTATGCAATAGCCTTTGGGAAAGCTGCAATATCTATGTCAAAGGCAATCGAAGATGTCCTTGGAGATTCTCTTTCCAGTGGACTTGCGGTTACCAAATATGGATTTGGAAACTGCCTTTCTAAAATGCAAGTATTTGAGTCAAATCATCCCGTGCCTGATGATAGCAGTGTTAAGGCCGGACAGATGGTCCATGATTTCCTTGAAAAAACCCAAGCCAGTGATCTTGTAATTTTTCTGATATCAGGCGGTGGTTCCGCCCTTCTCACATATCCACGCAAAGGTATAACTATTAGCGATATTGCAAGAATAACCGATTCCCTGATGCGTGCCGGTGCAACTATTGATGAACTTAATACTGCAAGAAAACACCTGTGTTCCATAAAGGGCGGAGGACTTGCAAAAATGGCTTTTCCTTCGGAATCTGTGAGTCTCATACTTTCAGATGTTGTAGGCGACCCACTGGATGTTATCGCTTCAGGTCCGACTGTTCCAGATACTTCTTCTTTCGGGGATTTCAATGAGATAATCGAGAGGTACGAAATCGGTGTTACCATGGGTATTGGAGGTTTACTTGAAGACGGCCTGGAAGGAGTAATTGAGGAGACTCCTAAAGCAGGAGATTATATTTTTGAGAAAACAAGCCATTATCTGGTGGGTAATAATTCCCTTGCTCTTCAGGAAGCAGAGATCAGGGCTTCTAAACTGGGTTACAATACAATGGTTATGAGCTCTTCTATTGTTGGTGAGGCAAGGGAAGTTGCCAAGGTTCTTGCTGCTATTACCCGGGAAGAGCGGCACGGTGTTTCTCCTCTTCCACTCCCTGCCTGTATACTTGCAGGTGGTGAAACGACTGTTACAATGAAAGGAAACGGTTCAGGAGGCAGATGTCAGGAAGCAGCATTGTCTTTTGGTATTGAAACCTCAGGTCTGCATAACGTTCTTTTACTGGCAGCAGGCACTGATGGAAATGATGGTACTACTGATTATGCCGGTGCTTTTGCAGATGGTGAAACGCTGGAGCGGGGAAAGAGCATTCAGCTTGATGCGCATGCGTATCTTTCAGATAATAATTCCTACGCATACTTTAAGGAAACAGGTGATCTGGTAAAAACAGGTCCCACGGGAACCAATGTAATGGATATTTACATAATTCTCGTTGATATGTTCTGA
- a CDS encoding TatD family hydrolase: protein MTQSFPITDEHMHIDPRAKGLKAVKEFQNTGGTHIFLVMKPSWTLGIKVTKPKDHIAVFEETVDISKQINETGVTSFPVLGVHPAEITKLTEYMELSKAVETMKGGLDIAAEYVNRGLAVGLKSGRPHYPVSPEIWDASNEVMEYAFTLARDLDCAVQLHTEDVGEPELTDIANRARKTGIKMHKVVKHYAPPLVDVCERLGIFPGVLAGKGAIEEALEQGTRFMMETDYIDDPDRPGAVLGPKTIPRRTLKLAEEFGEEPFWKIHKENPEKVYEVDIEL from the coding sequence ATGACACAAAGTTTCCCCATCACAGACGAGCACATGCACATTGATCCCAGAGCAAAGGGACTGAAAGCTGTCAAAGAGTTCCAGAACACAGGCGGGACCCACATATTTCTTGTTATGAAACCAAGTTGGACCCTTGGTATCAAAGTCACAAAACCAAAGGATCACATTGCAGTCTTTGAGGAAACAGTAGACATCTCAAAACAGATCAATGAAACTGGAGTTACCTCATTTCCGGTTCTCGGAGTTCATCCCGCAGAAATTACAAAGCTCACAGAATATATGGAGCTTTCAAAAGCTGTTGAAACAATGAAAGGTGGACTTGATATTGCAGCAGAATACGTTAACCGGGGGCTTGCCGTGGGACTCAAAAGCGGAAGACCGCACTATCCAGTGAGCCCGGAAATATGGGACGCTTCCAATGAGGTCATGGAATATGCCTTTACACTTGCCAGAGACCTTGACTGTGCCGTGCAACTACACACAGAAGATGTCGGAGAGCCAGAACTAACAGATATTGCAAATCGTGCCAGAAAAACAGGCATCAAAATGCACAAGGTTGTTAAACACTACGCACCACCCCTAGTTGATGTCTGCGAAAGACTTGGAATATTCCCTGGCGTACTGGCAGGCAAAGGTGCCATTGAAGAAGCTCTTGAGCAGGGAACTCGTTTTATGATGGAAACCGATTACATCGATGATCCTGACAGACCCGGGGCTGTGCTTGGTCCCAAAACAATTCCCAGAAGAACACTGAAACTTGCAGAAGAGTTCGGTGAAGAACCTTTCTGGAAAATCCATAAGGAAAATCCGGAAAAGGTCTATGAAGTCGATATTGAACTTTGA
- a CDS encoding NADP-dependent isocitrate dehydrogenase, whose amino-acid sequence MSQKSTIIYTKTDEAPALATSSLLPIVQAYVKNAGITMETRDISLAGRIIAQFPERLTEDQKISDALSELGEMVLTPEANIIKLPNISASVPQIKATVAELQAKGYDLPDYPEDPSNDEEKAIKAKFDIIKGSAVNPVLREGNSDRRAPKAVKNYAKKHPHPMGEWKSDSRSHVASMTSGDFYGSERSVEIEEATNYRIIFTDDAGNETLLKDKAPLLTGEIIDAAVMSKKALQAFLAEQIEDANAQDVLFSVHLKATMMKVSDPIIFGHVVKVFFKEIFDKYGDLLSELGVDPNNGLGDLYTKIQNLPEDRQDAIKADIEAVYAKRPELAMVNSDKGITNLHVPSDVIVDASMPAAIRSSGGMWGPDGKLKDMKAVIPDRSYSGVYQETIEFCQKHGAFDPSKMGSVSNVGLMAQKAEEYGSHDKTFEMTGTGKVQVIDDNNNILIEQPVEEGDIFRMCQVKDAPVQDWVKLAVKRAKATGDPAVFWLDENRAHDLQLIKKVNKYLKDHDTDGLELLIKSPVEATRFSLERIKEGKDTISVTGNVLRDYLTDLFPILEVGTSAKMLSIVPLMDGGGLFETGAGGSAPKHVQQFVSEGHLRWDSLGEFLALAASLEHLGNSYDNPKALVLAETLDKATELVLENGRSPSRKVNEIDNRGSHFYLAMYWAQALGDQEKDSELKAIFEPVAKALMENEEKIANELLEAQGKSVDIKGYYAPDEELRSQAMRPSATLNGIIDSI is encoded by the coding sequence ATGTCACAGAAATCTACAATCATTTATACAAAAACCGATGAAGCTCCGGCTTTGGCAACCAGTTCGCTCCTGCCTATTGTACAGGCTTATGTGAAAAACGCCGGGATCACTATGGAAACGAGGGATATCTCCCTGGCGGGAAGGATCATTGCCCAGTTTCCCGAAAGACTGACAGAGGACCAGAAGATCTCCGATGCCCTTTCCGAATTGGGAGAGATGGTCTTAACTCCGGAAGCCAACATTATCAAACTACCCAATATCAGTGCTTCAGTTCCCCAGATTAAAGCGACAGTCGCAGAACTCCAGGCGAAGGGATATGATCTGCCAGATTATCCCGAAGACCCTTCTAATGATGAAGAAAAGGCTATAAAAGCAAAATTCGATATTATCAAGGGCAGTGCCGTTAACCCGGTACTAAGAGAAGGGAATTCTGACCGCAGAGCTCCTAAAGCTGTAAAAAATTATGCTAAAAAACATCCTCATCCCATGGGAGAATGGAAGTCTGATTCCAGATCCCATGTAGCCAGTATGACTAGCGGAGATTTCTATGGCAGTGAGAGATCTGTTGAAATTGAAGAGGCTACCAATTACAGAATTATCTTTACAGATGACGCTGGTAATGAAACACTATTAAAAGACAAAGCCCCTCTTCTGACCGGAGAGATCATTGATGCAGCTGTTATGAGCAAAAAAGCGCTTCAGGCATTTCTGGCTGAACAAATAGAAGATGCTAACGCTCAAGATGTCTTATTCTCCGTTCATTTGAAAGCGACAATGATGAAAGTTTCCGACCCTATTATCTTCGGTCATGTGGTTAAGGTCTTCTTTAAAGAGATATTTGATAAATATGGTGATCTGCTTTCAGAATTGGGAGTAGATCCCAACAACGGACTGGGGGATCTCTATACAAAAATTCAGAATCTGCCTGAAGACAGACAGGACGCAATCAAAGCAGATATAGAAGCTGTGTATGCAAAAAGACCGGAATTGGCTATGGTTAACTCTGATAAGGGAATTACCAATCTCCATGTTCCCAGCGATGTTATCGTTGATGCTTCCATGCCTGCAGCGATCCGCTCATCAGGTGGCATGTGGGGACCGGACGGGAAACTGAAAGATATGAAAGCCGTAATTCCAGACCGCTCTTATTCGGGAGTGTATCAGGAAACTATTGAGTTCTGTCAAAAACACGGTGCTTTTGATCCCTCTAAAATGGGAAGCGTTTCTAATGTGGGGCTTATGGCGCAAAAAGCTGAAGAATATGGCTCACATGACAAGACCTTTGAGATGACTGGTACAGGAAAAGTTCAGGTTATCGATGACAACAATAATATACTCATTGAACAGCCGGTGGAGGAAGGAGATATCTTCCGCATGTGTCAGGTAAAAGATGCACCTGTTCAGGACTGGGTCAAGCTGGCTGTCAAACGAGCCAAAGCGACAGGCGATCCTGCGGTCTTCTGGCTCGATGAGAATAGAGCTCACGACTTACAGCTCATTAAAAAAGTGAATAAATACTTGAAAGATCATGATACGGATGGCCTGGAACTATTGATCAAATCTCCAGTTGAAGCGACCAGGTTTTCATTGGAGAGAATTAAAGAGGGCAAAGATACGATCTCTGTGACTGGAAATGTTTTGAGAGATTATCTGACAGACCTCTTCCCCATTCTGGAAGTGGGAACCAGTGCAAAAATGCTATCGATCGTTCCCCTGATGGACGGCGGTGGACTTTTCGAGACAGGTGCCGGCGGTTCTGCACCTAAACACGTACAGCAATTTGTATCGGAAGGTCACCTGCGTTGGGACTCCCTGGGAGAATTCCTGGCCTTAGCTGCTTCTCTGGAGCATTTGGGTAACAGTTATGATAATCCTAAAGCTCTGGTTTTAGCAGAAACATTGGATAAAGCCACAGAGCTGGTTCTGGAAAACGGAAGATCACCTTCAAGAAAAGTGAATGAGATTGATAACAGAGGATCTCATTTTTATCTGGCAATGTATTGGGCTCAGGCTCTGGGTGATCAGGAGAAAGATAGCGAACTAAAAGCGATCTTTGAGCCTGTAGCTAAAGCTCTAATGGAAAATGAAGAGAAGATCGCCAATGAGTTGTTAGAAGCTCAGGGCAAATCTGTGGATATCAAAGGATACTACGCTCCGGATGAGGAGTTGAGATCCCAGGCCATGAGACCCAGTGCCACTTTGAATGGGATTATCGATTCTATTTAA